From Meles meles chromosome 5, mMelMel3.1 paternal haplotype, whole genome shotgun sequence, one genomic window encodes:
- the LOC123942077 gene encoding nascent polypeptide-associated complex subunit alpha, muscle-specific form-like: MGPARPRFCSGREFPPRVCTRVVPGVPEPGGPASERAWVRPLPPGPGRRRADRWEEGRETRGRPSRSLARRRAATPQGRGSGDAAPRAADLGGRWPPAGAANPSRAGGVRRLGPLTRRAQSRAEVGVARGPRGGRPCGDEPSCLPRGSPSAAASSPAGDLGTRAPRESPLRSAGPRPRPPRPDWGPSPTTLRPARGPPARVGRPQATHRSDPGAPSVAPPAPRSPQVWLPRSSRPCASASLLLSLCGASQPCPPLCPGERGVLLLPPSALLRSGW, translated from the coding sequence ATGGGCCCCGCGCGGCCGCGATTCTGCTCGGGCCGGGAGTTCCCCCCACGCGTCTGTACCCGGGTGGTGCCTGGAGTCCCTGAACCCGGGGGACCCGCATCGGAGAGGGCTTGGGTCCGTCCCCTACCGCCCGGCCCAGGCCGGCGCAGGGCCGACcgctgggaggagggaagggagacgCGGGGACGCCCGTCGCGGTCCTTGGCGCGGAGGCGCGCGGCCACCCCGCAGGGTCGCGGCTCTGGGGACGCTGCGCCGCGAGCCGCGGACTTGGGGGGCCGCTGGCCGCCTGCGGGAGCAGCAAACCCTTCGCGCGCGGGAGGCGTGCGTCGTTTAGGGCCGCTGACCCGCCGCGCTCAGTCTCGGGCGGAGGTCGGAGTCGCgcgtgggccccggggagggcgacCCTGCGGGGACGAGCCCTCGTGCCTGCCGCGCGGTTCGCCCTCCGCCGCCGCCTCTTCGCCCGCAGGCGACCTGGGGACGCGCGCTCCACGCGAGTCCCCGCTGCGCTCCGCTGGGCCCCGGCCGCGCCCACCGCGCCCCGACTGGGGGCCCAGCCCGACCACCCTCAGACCCGCTAGAGGGCCCCCGGCCCGCGTCGGTCGTCCCCAGGCCACCCACCGCAGCGACCCGGGAGCACCCAGCGTCGCGCCTCCCGCGCCCCGATCCCCGCAGGTCTGGCTTCCCCGCAGCTCCCGGCCCTGTGCCTccgcctccctccttctctcGCTCTGTGGGgcgtcccagccctgccccccttTATGCCCCGGGGAAAGGGGCGTTTTACTCCTCCCGCCTTCTGCCCTGCTCCGGAGCGGCTGGTAA